In Janthinobacterium sp. J1-1, a single genomic region encodes these proteins:
- a CDS encoding AGE family epimerase/isomerase, translating into MNSASNPDFRSKHMLEQHILHTMRFYHPRALDASGGFYHFFLDDGTVYDATTRHLVSSTRFIFNYAMAYRQFGDDDYQAALRHGVAFLREVHRDPETGGYAWQLHWEDGRKTVEDGANHCYGLAFVLLAYAHALQAGMQEARAYLDETFELMEQRMWLPEHGLYADVASADWASMDGYRGQNANMHACEAMLAAFEATGEARYLHRAETLAHNITVRQAGLAGGMIWEHYKPDWSIDWDYNLHDKSNIFRPWGYQPGHFTEWAKLLLIMERHAKFMAGPSDWLLPRARELFDTALAKAWDHTHGGIHYGFGPQDEICDGDKYFWVQAESFAAAAVLAKRTGDEGYWQTYDKIWDYSWQHFVDHDHGAWYRILTPDNQKISNEKSPAGKTDYHTMGACYEVLNVIGGAA; encoded by the coding sequence ATGAATTCCGCAAGCAATCCCGATTTCCGTTCCAAGCACATGCTGGAACAGCATATCCTGCACACCATGCGTTTTTACCATCCGCGCGCGCTCGACGCCAGCGGCGGTTTTTACCATTTCTTCCTCGACGACGGCACCGTCTACGACGCCACCACGCGCCACCTGGTCAGCAGCACGCGCTTCATCTTCAACTACGCCATGGCCTACCGCCAGTTCGGCGACGACGACTACCAGGCGGCGCTGCGCCATGGCGTGGCGTTCCTGCGCGAGGTGCATCGCGATCCCGAAACGGGCGGCTATGCCTGGCAGCTGCACTGGGAAGACGGCCGCAAGACGGTGGAAGACGGCGCCAATCACTGCTACGGCCTGGCCTTCGTGCTGCTGGCCTATGCGCACGCGCTGCAGGCCGGCATGCAGGAAGCGCGCGCTTATCTGGATGAAACGTTCGAACTGATGGAGCAGCGCATGTGGCTGCCCGAGCACGGCCTGTACGCCGACGTCGCCAGCGCCGACTGGGCCAGCATGGACGGCTACCGCGGCCAGAACGCCAACATGCACGCCTGCGAAGCGATGCTGGCGGCGTTCGAGGCAACCGGCGAAGCGCGCTACCTGCACCGCGCCGAGACGCTGGCCCACAATATCACGGTGCGCCAGGCCGGCCTGGCCGGCGGCATGATCTGGGAACACTACAAACCCGACTGGTCGATCGACTGGGACTACAACCTGCACGACAAGAGCAATATCTTCCGCCCGTGGGGCTACCAGCCCGGCCACTTCACGGAATGGGCCAAGCTGCTCTTGATCATGGAGCGCCACGCCAAGTTCATGGCCGGACCATCGGACTGGCTGCTGCCGCGCGCGCGAGAGCTGTTCGACACGGCCCTGGCCAAGGCCTGGGACCACACGCATGGCGGCATCCATTACGGCTTCGGCCCGCAGGATGAAATCTGCGATGGCGACAAGTATTTCTGGGTGCAGGCCGAAAGCTTTGCCGCTGCCGCCGTGCTGGCCAAGCGTACCGGCGACGAAGGCTACTGGCAAACCTACGACAAGATCTGGGACTACAGCTGGCAGCATTTCGTCGACCATGACCATGGCGCCTGGTACCGCATCCTGACGCCCGACAATCAGAAGATCAGCAACGAGAAAAGCCCGGCCGGCAAGACCGACTACCACACCATGGGCGCCTGCTACGAAGTGCTGAACGTGATTGGCGGTGCGGCATGA
- a CDS encoding carbohydrate kinase gives MSGFPSFVSAGEALTDMLRTGSDQWSSQVGGSTWNVARVMAKLGVPSAFAGAVSLDVFGDALAKANDAAGLDARFLQRYAKSPLLAIVHELNPPTYYFIGDDSADLHFDAARLPAGWMQGAQWVHFGGISLAREPLAGKLVALAEELKAAGVKISYDPNFRVMMDERYDATLARMTALADVVKVSDEDLAGLFRHDDIDASFALLRSWNPQAGFLYTRGAAGAALYQGERSWQAAPPKIEVVDSVGAGDASIGGLLYSLMYRPEVDGGEHLRFAVAAGAGACLAAGGSPPSVELVESLAERTVVR, from the coding sequence ATGAGCGGCTTCCCTTCTTTTGTCTCGGCCGGCGAAGCGCTGACCGACATGCTGCGTACTGGCAGCGACCAGTGGAGCAGCCAGGTGGGCGGCTCGACCTGGAACGTGGCGCGCGTGATGGCCAAGCTGGGCGTGCCGAGCGCCTTTGCCGGCGCCGTCAGCCTCGACGTGTTTGGCGACGCGCTGGCCAAGGCCAACGATGCGGCCGGCCTGGATGCGCGTTTCCTGCAGCGTTATGCGAAATCGCCGCTGCTGGCCATCGTGCACGAGCTGAACCCGCCGACCTACTACTTTATCGGCGACGACAGCGCCGACCTGCATTTCGACGCGGCCCGGCTGCCGGCCGGCTGGATGCAGGGCGCGCAATGGGTGCACTTCGGCGGCATCAGCCTGGCGCGCGAACCGCTGGCCGGCAAGCTGGTGGCGCTGGCCGAAGAGCTGAAGGCGGCCGGTGTCAAAATCAGCTACGACCCGAACTTCCGCGTCATGATGGACGAGCGCTACGACGCCACCCTGGCGCGCATGACGGCGCTGGCCGACGTGGTGAAAGTGTCCGATGAAGACCTGGCGGGCCTGTTCCGCCACGACGATATCGACGCCTCGTTTGCCCTGCTGCGCAGCTGGAATCCGCAAGCCGGTTTCCTGTACACGCGCGGCGCCGCCGGCGCAGCCTTGTACCAGGGCGAGCGCAGCTGGCAGGCGGCGCCGCCAAAGATCGAGGTGGTCGACTCGGTCGGCGCCGGCGACGCCAGCATCGGCGGCCTGCTGTACAGCCTGATGTACCGGCCCGAGGTCGATGGCGGCGAGCATTTGCGCTTTGCCGTGGCCGCCGGCGCGGGCGCATGCCTGGCCGCCGGCGGCTCGCCGCCGTCGGTGGAGCTGGTGGAGTCACTGGCGGAACGCACTGTGGTCAGGTAA
- a CDS encoding LacI family DNA-binding transcriptional regulator, with the protein MTPIAADAPGGATVHDVARLAGVSAMTVSRVINGRASVSAATRGKVEAAIAALRYQPNLAARTARTGTLRIGLLYSNPSAAYLSEFLVGAMEQCSQSGGQLLLERCSDLASQRAAIKKLVAAGVDGILVPPPLCDSPEVQAQLNRIGMPSIAVATGQPSPAISAVRIDDYKGALAMTRHLLGLGHRDIGFIEGDPAHTPALLRRQAFLDAMREAGWSVPRERLAQGLFTYRSGLDAARKLLAGPARPSAIFASNDDMAAATLAVAHGMGLQVPQQLSVCGFDDTPVATTVWPELTTIHQPIADMARAAVTLVLDEIRQRRAGDVAPATHRLLEFTLMVRGSSGVPGI; encoded by the coding sequence ATGACGCCCATCGCCGCAGATGCGCCGGGCGGCGCCACCGTGCACGACGTGGCGCGCCTGGCCGGCGTCTCGGCCATGACGGTGTCGCGCGTGATCAACGGCCGCGCCAGCGTCAGCGCCGCCACGCGCGGCAAGGTGGAAGCGGCGATCGCCGCGCTGCGCTACCAGCCCAACCTGGCGGCCAGGACCGCGCGCACCGGCACCCTGCGCATCGGCCTGTTGTACAGCAACCCGAGCGCCGCCTATCTCAGTGAATTCCTGGTCGGCGCCATGGAGCAGTGCAGCCAGAGCGGCGGCCAGTTGCTGCTGGAACGCTGTAGCGACCTGGCCAGCCAGCGCGCCGCGATTAAAAAACTGGTGGCGGCCGGGGTCGACGGCATCCTGGTGCCGCCGCCGCTGTGCGACTCGCCCGAAGTGCAGGCGCAACTGAACCGCATCGGCATGCCCTCGATTGCGGTGGCCACTGGCCAGCCGTCGCCGGCCATTTCCGCCGTGCGCATCGACGACTACAAGGGCGCGCTGGCGATGACGCGCCACCTGCTGGGGCTGGGCCACCGCGATATCGGCTTTATCGAGGGCGACCCGGCCCACACGCCCGCCCTCTTGCGCCGGCAGGCGTTTCTCGATGCGATGCGGGAAGCGGGATGGAGCGTGCCGCGGGAGCGGCTGGCGCAGGGACTGTTTACCTATCGTTCGGGACTCGACGCCGCGCGCAAGCTGCTGGCGGGGCCGGCACGCCCCAGCGCCATCTTTGCCAGCAACGACGACATGGCGGCCGCCACCCTGGCCGTGGCGCACGGCATGGGCCTGCAGGTGCCGCAGCAGCTGTCCGTCTGCGGCTTCGACGACACGCCGGTGGCCACCACCGTGTGGCCCGAGCTGACCACCATCCACCAGCCGATCGCCGACATGGCGCGCGCCGCCGTCACCCTGGTGCTCGACGAGATACGCCAGCGCCGCGCCGGCGACGTGGCGCCGGCGACGCACCGCTTGCTGGAATTTACGCTGATGGTGCGGGGGTCGTCGGGGGTGCCGGGAATCTGA
- a CDS encoding glucokinase, with amino-acid sequence MRIDERTESAGGDAADRFSDGPRLLADIGGTNARFVLETRQGHLEAVAVLPCDDYASLLEAITAYIDSPDARAAGSARVRHAAIAIANPIDDDNIRMMNHHWFFSIEAMRAALGLDTLLVVNDFTALAMALPYLRPDQRMQIGGGMARADSVIGLLGSGTGLGVSGMIPAEDRWIALGSEGGHVSFAPCDQREMDVLSYAWRELSHVSAERLASGRGLELIYRALSERAGVTDAQPLLAAEITSRALANDCEVCLEAVDCFCAILGSIAGNVAMTLGALGGIYIGGGIVPRLGPLFERSQFRARFEQKGRLNEYLAQIPTFLITAELPTFLGIAAILAQKLKRANSGAPVLESVRQARGRMSPSECKVADWVLKEPNAMLTLPIAEIAQRVGVSQPTVMRFCRSIGVQGLADFKLKLASGLTGGAITVAHCHVEMSDSDAELARKVLGNSASAALAMRDMLDVKALTEAIDMLRGARRVELLAVGSARVVADDMQHKLLNLGIVSSYFADQQAQEMSAAMLKPGDVALVISRSGALPELLRTVKVAQGCGARVLAITASGSPLSRQADVLLTLNHPEGNLNFVPMIVRLLQLMMLDILSVGLARRDTVQRTSAAEPDEGQLHGMRISGKLKFGGHLE; translated from the coding sequence ATGAGAATTGATGAAAGAACAGAGAGTGCGGGCGGCGATGCGGCCGACCGTTTCAGCGACGGACCGCGCCTGCTGGCCGATATCGGCGGCACCAACGCCCGCTTCGTGCTGGAAACGCGCCAGGGCCACCTGGAAGCGGTGGCCGTGCTGCCCTGCGACGACTATGCCTCCCTGCTGGAGGCCATTACCGCCTATATCGACAGTCCCGACGCGCGCGCCGCCGGTTCGGCCCGCGTACGCCATGCGGCCATCGCGATCGCCAACCCGATCGACGACGACAATATCCGCATGATGAACCACCATTGGTTCTTCTCGATCGAAGCAATGCGCGCCGCGCTGGGCCTCGACACCCTGCTGGTCGTGAACGACTTCACGGCACTGGCGATGGCCCTGCCCTATCTGCGGCCCGACCAGCGCATGCAGATCGGCGGCGGCATGGCGCGCGCCGACAGCGTGATCGGCCTGCTCGGCTCGGGCACGGGCCTGGGCGTATCGGGCATGATTCCGGCCGAAGACCGCTGGATCGCGCTGGGCAGCGAAGGCGGCCACGTCAGCTTTGCGCCGTGCGACCAGCGCGAGATGGACGTGCTGTCCTATGCCTGGCGCGAACTGTCGCATGTGTCGGCCGAACGCCTCGCTTCCGGGCGCGGCCTGGAGCTGATCTACCGCGCCCTGTCCGAACGCGCCGGCGTGACCGATGCGCAGCCGCTGCTGGCGGCCGAGATCACCAGCCGCGCGCTGGCCAACGACTGCGAAGTGTGCCTGGAAGCGGTCGACTGCTTCTGCGCCATCCTCGGCTCGATCGCCGGCAATGTCGCCATGACACTGGGCGCGCTGGGCGGCATCTATATCGGCGGCGGCATCGTGCCGCGCCTGGGCCCCCTGTTCGAACGCTCGCAGTTCCGCGCCCGCTTCGAGCAGAAGGGCCGCCTGAACGAATACCTGGCGCAGATCCCCACCTTCCTGATCACGGCCGAACTGCCGACGTTTCTGGGCATCGCCGCCATCCTGGCGCAAAAGCTCAAGCGGGCCAATTCCGGCGCGCCGGTGCTCGAATCGGTGCGCCAGGCGCGCGGCCGCATGAGCCCCTCCGAGTGCAAGGTGGCCGACTGGGTGCTGAAAGAACCGAACGCCATGCTGACCCTGCCGATCGCCGAAATCGCCCAGCGCGTGGGCGTCAGCCAGCCGACCGTGATGCGTTTTTGCCGCTCGATCGGCGTGCAGGGCCTGGCCGATTTCAAGCTGAAACTGGCCTCGGGCCTGACGGGCGGCGCCATCACGGTGGCGCACTGCCATGTGGAGATGTCGGACTCCGACGCCGAACTGGCGCGCAAGGTGCTGGGCAACAGCGCCTCGGCCGCGCTGGCCATGCGCGACATGCTGGACGTCAAGGCGCTGACCGAGGCGATCGACATGCTGCGCGGCGCGCGGCGGGTGGAATTGCTGGCCGTCGGCAGCGCGCGCGTGGTGGCCGACGACATGCAGCACAAGCTGCTCAACCTGGGCATCGTCAGCAGTTATTTCGCCGACCAGCAGGCGCAGGAAATGAGCGCCGCCATGCTCAAACCAGGCGACGTCGCGCTGGTGATTTCACGCTCGGGCGCCCTGCCCGAACTGCTGCGCACGGTGAAGGTGGCGCAGGGCTGCGGCGCGCGCGTGCTGGCCATTACCGCCAGCGGCTCGCCGCTGTCGCGCCAGGCCGACGTGCTGCTGACCCTGAACCACCCCGAAGGCAACCTCAATTTCGTGCCGATGATCGTGCGCCTGCTGCAGCTGATGATGCTCGATATCTTGTCGGTCGGCCTGGCGCGGCGCGACACGGTGCAGCGCACCAGCGCGGCCGAGCCCGATGAAGGCCAGTTGCACGGCATGCGCATCAGCGGCAAGCTGAAGTTCGGCGGCCATCTCGAATAA
- a CDS encoding carbohydrate porin codes for MLHRNMLKAALKALPAAIVLAIASGSAMADPMYPTDSEGFHGYLRAGAGSNTSSDGGSQGCFGLGGNTMKYRLGNECDAYTEFGYTKAIAKSGDVTYMATVWVNAYAPNSDFGDNKVGIVKAYVEAQGLDFLNGGTAWVGKRFYYRPDIHMLDLQYINMNGTGAGLDRIQAGPGKFSYAFFKDNDIAQFDDAQGSKSGTPGVYLGNRSAVRQNFIYGEIPVNTNGTLDLAATYIIGEGKDNDFFGKKNNGWQLSAFHRQGKVFGGGNTFGVQYGVGPGVGKGAQFGAAGDTSFGSDVKRTRVFNDMAIQPMENFGMELVALWQKDESKAAGSSTWTSVGVRPVYAFTNNLKLIGELGTDRVTQSGGPTKRLTKITIAPAISAGPGLWSRPELRAFVSYGKWNDAATASVNASNNGGPIYNNNTSGTSYGFQVEAWF; via the coding sequence ATGCTGCATCGCAACATGTTGAAGGCCGCGTTGAAAGCGCTGCCTGCTGCCATCGTATTAGCTATCGCCAGCGGTTCCGCCATGGCGGACCCGATGTACCCAACCGATTCCGAAGGCTTCCACGGCTACCTGCGCGCTGGCGCCGGCAGCAACACCTCTAGTGACGGCGGCTCACAAGGCTGCTTCGGCCTGGGTGGCAACACCATGAAATATCGTCTGGGCAATGAGTGCGACGCCTATACCGAATTCGGCTACACCAAAGCCATCGCCAAATCCGGCGACGTAACCTACATGGCCACCGTCTGGGTCAACGCCTACGCACCAAATTCCGATTTCGGCGACAACAAGGTCGGCATCGTCAAAGCCTACGTCGAAGCACAGGGACTCGACTTCCTGAACGGCGGCACGGCCTGGGTCGGCAAACGTTTCTACTACCGTCCTGACATCCACATGCTGGATCTGCAGTACATCAACATGAACGGTACCGGCGCCGGCCTGGACCGCATTCAGGCGGGCCCGGGTAAATTCTCGTATGCCTTCTTCAAGGACAACGACATTGCCCAGTTCGATGATGCCCAGGGTTCGAAGAGCGGCACGCCAGGTGTCTACCTTGGCAACCGTTCGGCCGTGCGCCAGAACTTCATCTACGGTGAAATTCCGGTCAACACCAACGGCACCCTGGACCTGGCCGCGACCTACATCATCGGCGAAGGCAAGGACAACGATTTCTTCGGCAAGAAAAACAACGGCTGGCAGCTGTCGGCATTCCACCGTCAAGGCAAGGTCTTCGGCGGCGGCAATACCTTCGGCGTGCAGTATGGCGTCGGTCCTGGCGTCGGCAAAGGTGCGCAGTTCGGCGCCGCCGGCGACACCTCGTTCGGTTCGGACGTGAAACGTACCCGCGTGTTCAATGACATGGCGATCCAGCCGATGGAAAACTTCGGCATGGAACTGGTCGCCCTGTGGCAAAAAGACGAGTCGAAAGCTGCCGGCTCCTCGACCTGGACCTCGGTTGGCGTGCGCCCTGTCTACGCTTTCACCAACAACCTCAAGCTGATTGGCGAACTGGGCACGGACCGCGTGACGCAATCGGGCGGCCCGACCAAGCGCCTGACCAAGATCACCATCGCACCGGCGATTTCGGCAGGTCCTGGCCTGTGGTCGCGTCCTGAACTGCGCGCCTTTGTCAGCTATGGCAAATGGAACGATGCGGCCACCGCGTCGGTCAACGCGTCGAACAACGGCGGCCCGATCTACAACAACAACACCAGCGGCACCTCGTACGGCTTCCAGGTTGAAGCCTGGTTCTAA
- a CDS encoding ABC transporter substrate-binding protein — protein sequence MKLKFKITQVAALTALAFAGNAFAADVEVLHYWTSGGEAKSVGQLQQMVKEAGFGWKDFAVAGGAGENATTALKTRVISGNPPTAAQIKGPSIQEWGAEGVLANIDEAAKAGKWDAVLPKVVADGMKYKGHYVAAPVNVHRVNWMWVNPEVLKKAGVVGTPTTWPAFFEAADKIKKSGGIAIAHGGQPWQDATVFESVALGVGGAEFYKKAIIKLDQKELTGPTMLKVFDTLGKVKTYIDKDAAGRDWNLATAMVINNKAGFQFMGDWAKGEFTAAGKVPGKDYLCVAAPGSEKAYTYNIDSFAMFTQKDANAKKGQIALANAIMNPKFQSIFNLNKGSIPVRSGVSKDKFDACALKSMDDMDASNKAGTLLPSFAHGMALPSATQGAVFDVVAKFMNTNMSSKDAVAELAKAAKVK from the coding sequence ATGAAACTGAAATTCAAGATTACCCAAGTCGCCGCCCTGACCGCACTGGCATTCGCCGGCAATGCATTCGCTGCCGACGTGGAAGTGCTGCACTACTGGACCTCGGGTGGCGAAGCCAAGTCGGTCGGCCAGCTGCAGCAGATGGTCAAGGAAGCCGGTTTCGGCTGGAAAGATTTTGCAGTCGCAGGCGGTGCCGGCGAAAACGCCACCACCGCACTGAAAACCCGCGTCATCTCCGGCAATCCACCGACCGCCGCCCAGATCAAGGGCCCGTCGATCCAGGAATGGGGCGCTGAAGGCGTGCTGGCCAATATCGATGAAGCTGCCAAGGCAGGCAAATGGGACGCCGTGCTGCCGAAAGTTGTGGCCGATGGCATGAAATACAAGGGTCACTACGTTGCCGCACCGGTCAATGTGCACCGCGTCAACTGGATGTGGGTCAACCCGGAAGTGCTGAAAAAAGCCGGCGTGGTCGGTACGCCAACCACCTGGCCAGCGTTCTTCGAAGCGGCTGACAAGATCAAGAAATCGGGCGGCATCGCGATTGCCCACGGCGGCCAGCCATGGCAGGACGCGACCGTGTTTGAATCGGTCGCACTGGGTGTCGGCGGCGCCGAGTTCTACAAGAAAGCCATCATCAAGCTGGACCAGAAAGAGCTGACCGGCCCGACCATGCTCAAGGTGTTCGACACCCTGGGCAAGGTCAAGACCTACATCGACAAGGATGCGGCAGGCCGCGACTGGAACCTGGCAACCGCCATGGTCATCAACAACAAGGCAGGCTTCCAGTTCATGGGTGACTGGGCCAAGGGCGAATTTACCGCCGCTGGCAAAGTGCCAGGCAAAGACTACCTGTGCGTCGCCGCACCGGGCAGCGAAAAAGCCTACACCTACAACATCGACTCGTTTGCGATGTTCACGCAAAAGGATGCGAATGCGAAGAAAGGGCAGATCGCCCTGGCCAACGCCATCATGAATCCGAAGTTCCAGTCGATCTTCAACCTGAACAAGGGTTCCATCCCTGTGCGTTCCGGCGTTTCCAAGGACAAGTTCGACGCTTGCGCCCTGAAATCGATGGACGACATGGATGCCAGCAACAAGGCAGGCACCTTGCTGCCATCGTTCGCGCACGGCATGGCGCTGCCATCGGCCACGCAAGGCGCCGTGTTTGACGTGGTTGCCAAGTTCATGAACACCAACATGAGCTCGAAGGACGCTGTTGCCGAACTGGCCAAAGCCGCCAAAGTGAAGTAA
- a CDS encoding sugar ABC transporter permease has translation MSIRKQFDRWIPQLVLGPTLIASLVFVYGFIFLTGYLSLTESRMMPNFEFSGLTQYYSLFDNERWWTSLKNLGIFGVLFIGLSITIGLFLAILLDQKIRGEGFLRAIYLYPMALSFIVTGTAWKWMLNPSLGLEKVMHDWGWTSFTFDWLVNSDMSIYTVVIAGVWQSSGFVMALFLAGLRGIDDEIIKAAQVDGASLPTIYWRIVIPAMRPVFFSVILILSHIAIKSFDLVIALTSGGPGNSSDVPAIFMYQFSFTRGQLGLGSASAMMMLATIVAVLVPLMYLETRSAKAMR, from the coding sequence ATGTCCATACGCAAGCAATTTGATCGATGGATACCACAACTGGTCCTGGGCCCGACGCTCATCGCCAGCCTGGTATTCGTCTATGGTTTTATTTTCCTGACCGGTTATCTGTCCCTGACCGAATCGCGCATGATGCCGAACTTCGAGTTCTCCGGCCTGACGCAATACTATAGTTTGTTCGATAACGAACGCTGGTGGACCTCGCTGAAGAATCTCGGTATCTTCGGCGTGCTGTTCATCGGCCTGTCGATCACCATCGGCCTGTTCCTGGCGATCCTGCTCGACCAGAAGATCCGTGGCGAAGGCTTTCTTCGCGCAATCTACCTGTACCCGATGGCGCTGTCGTTCATCGTCACCGGCACCGCCTGGAAATGGATGCTGAACCCCAGCCTGGGCCTGGAAAAGGTCATGCACGACTGGGGCTGGACCTCGTTCACCTTCGACTGGCTGGTCAATTCGGACATGTCGATCTATACGGTGGTGATCGCCGGCGTGTGGCAGTCGTCCGGTTTCGTGATGGCGCTGTTCCTGGCCGGCCTGCGCGGCATCGATGACGAGATCATCAAGGCGGCGCAAGTCGACGGCGCGTCCCTGCCGACCATCTACTGGCGCATCGTGATTCCCGCCATGCGTCCGGTGTTCTTCAGCGTGATCCTGATCCTGTCGCATATCGCGATCAAGAGTTTCGATCTGGTGATCGCATTGACTTCCGGCGGCCCGGGCAATTCGTCCGACGTGCCGGCAATCTTCATGTACCAGTTTTCCTTCACCCGCGGCCAGTTGGGCCTGGGCTCGGCATCGGCAATGATGATGCTGGCCACCATCGTGGCCGTGCTGGTGCCGCTGATGTACCTGGAAACGCGCAGCGCAAAGGCGATGAGATGA
- a CDS encoding carbohydrate ABC transporter permease, whose protein sequence is MTHTRKHQFTLGRVVLYLLLILFALYYIIPLYVTLSTSFKSLDEIRSGNLLALPQVWQFESWGKAWSSACTGVTCNGLQPFFWNSLEMVVPAVLISTFIGAFNGYVFAHWRFRGSELLFAGLLVGCFIPFQVVILPMARLLGDFGLANTTTGLVFVHVVYGTAFTTLFFRNYYTSVPEELIKAARIDGAGFFLIFRKIVLPISGPIFVVCIIWQFTQIWNDFLFGIVFASGDSQPITVGLNNLVNTSTGVKEYNVNMAAAVIAALPTLLVYLVAGRYFVRGLTAGAVKG, encoded by the coding sequence ATGACACACACACGCAAGCATCAATTTACCCTGGGGCGGGTGGTCCTGTACCTGTTGCTGATCCTGTTCGCCCTGTATTACATCATTCCGCTGTACGTGACCCTGTCGACGTCGTTCAAGTCGCTCGACGAGATCCGCAGCGGCAACCTGCTGGCGCTGCCGCAGGTATGGCAGTTCGAGTCCTGGGGCAAGGCCTGGTCCTCGGCCTGTACCGGCGTGACCTGCAACGGCCTGCAGCCGTTCTTCTGGAACTCGCTTGAAATGGTGGTGCCGGCCGTCCTGATCTCGACCTTCATCGGCGCCTTCAACGGCTATGTGTTCGCGCACTGGCGCTTCCGTGGTTCGGAACTGCTGTTCGCCGGCCTGCTGGTGGGTTGCTTCATCCCGTTCCAGGTGGTGATTCTGCCGATGGCGCGCTTGCTGGGCGACTTCGGCCTGGCCAATACCACCACCGGCTTGGTGTTCGTGCACGTGGTCTACGGCACGGCCTTCACGACCCTGTTCTTCCGTAACTACTACACCAGCGTGCCGGAAGAACTGATCAAGGCGGCCCGCATCGACGGCGCCGGCTTCTTCCTGATCTTCCGCAAGATCGTGCTGCCGATTTCCGGCCCGATTTTTGTCGTGTGCATCATCTGGCAATTCACGCAGATCTGGAACGACTTCCTGTTCGGCATCGTGTTCGCCAGCGGGGATTCGCAGCCGATCACGGTGGGCTTGAACAACCTGGTCAATACATCGACCGGCGTGAAGGAATACAACGTCAACATGGCGGCGGCGGTGATCGCAGCGCTGCCGACACTGCTGGTCTACCTGGTCGCAGGCCGTTATTTTGTGCGCGGCCTGACCGCAGGCGCAGTCAAAGGTTAA
- a CDS encoding sn-glycerol-3-phosphate ABC transporter ATP-binding protein UgpC — translation MSSLSIRNIRKVYTNGAEVLKGIDIEIKDGQFLILVGGSGSGKSTLLNMIAGLESVTSGEIMIDNKVVNDLPPKDRDIAMVFQSYALYPSMTVRENIAFGLNVKKVAKAEQEEIVNRVAETLQISHLLDRRPAQLSGGQRQRVAMGRAISRKPSLFLFDEPLSNLDAKLRVEMRAEIKRLHQRLKATIVYVTHDQIEAMTMGDLIAVMKDGVVQQLGTPQEIYDNPANLFVAGFIGSPSMNFITIKPVIENGAVSAVIENGGNNMRLDLPFDAEKLRSHVGRDVILGIRPEQITDISSAHGDVGQELGCLVDLVEPTGPDTLLTTRLNGAAVTCRTHPIEAVRPGQTMQLSFNLSKAALFDPANGERIA, via the coding sequence ATGTCTAGCTTATCGATTCGTAATATCCGCAAGGTCTACACCAACGGCGCCGAAGTCCTGAAAGGCATCGACATCGAGATCAAGGACGGCCAGTTCCTGATCCTGGTGGGCGGCTCCGGTTCCGGCAAGTCCACCTTGCTGAACATGATCGCCGGCCTGGAAAGCGTCACCTCGGGCGAGATCATGATCGACAACAAGGTCGTCAACGACCTGCCGCCGAAAGACCGCGACATCGCCATGGTGTTCCAGTCCTACGCCCTGTACCCGTCGATGACGGTGCGCGAGAACATCGCCTTCGGCCTGAACGTGAAAAAGGTCGCCAAGGCCGAACAGGAAGAGATCGTCAACAGGGTCGCCGAGACGCTGCAGATCTCGCACCTGCTCGACCGCCGTCCGGCGCAGTTGTCGGGCGGCCAGCGCCAGCGCGTGGCGATGGGCCGCGCCATTTCGCGCAAGCCGTCGCTGTTCCTGTTCGACGAACCGCTGTCGAACCTGGACGCCAAGCTGCGCGTGGAAATGCGCGCCGAGATCAAGCGTCTGCACCAGCGCCTGAAAGCCACCATCGTCTACGTCACGCACGACCAGATCGAGGCGATGACGATGGGCGACCTGATCGCCGTGATGAAGGACGGCGTGGTGCAGCAGCTGGGCACGCCGCAGGAAATCTACGACAATCCGGCCAATCTGTTCGTGGCCGGCTTCATCGGTTCGCCATCGATGAACTTCATCACCATCAAGCCGGTGATCGAGAATGGCGCCGTGTCGGCCGTGATCGAAAACGGCGGCAACAACATGCGCCTGGACCTGCCGTTCGATGCCGAAAAACTGCGCAGCCATGTCGGCCGCGACGTGATCCTGGGCATCCGCCCGGAACAGATCACCGACATCAGCAGCGCGCACGGCGACGTCGGCCAGGAACTCGGTTGCCTGGTCGACCTGGTCGAGCCGACCGGTCCTGATACCCTGCTGACGACCCGCCTGAACGGCGCGGCCGTGACTTGCCGCACGCATCCGATCGAGGCCGTGCGCCCCGGCCAGACCATGCAGCTGTCGTTCAACCTGTCGAAAGCGGCCCTGTTCGATCCGGCCAATGGCGAACGCATCGCGTAA